A genomic region of Alnus glutinosa chromosome 11, dhAlnGlut1.1, whole genome shotgun sequence contains the following coding sequences:
- the LOC133882691 gene encoding protein DETOXIFICATION 46, chloroplastic-like isoform X2: MCYYSLFLVSALSSPLFHILASISNGKKQKMQFQTLIGCPSHTPLFQNTTQKRLSLYPRFHAPLFPSNLSLASTPKSRRNRIITACISPTEASGENDGGTVSVSGKVLGVVGGEESGSEERQSIWNQMKEIVKFTGPTTGLWICGPLMSLIDTVVIGQGSSIELAALGPATVICDYMSYTFMFLSIATSNMVATSLARKDKNEVQHHISNLLFIGFTCGCLMLLFTKFFGSWALTAFTGPKNAHVVPAANTYVQIRGLAWPALLVGWVAQSASLGMKDSWGPLKALAVASVVNGIGDIFLCSFLGYGIAGAAWATMASQVIAGYMMIETLNKKGYNAFAISVPSPHELSTVLGLAAPVFLTMMSKVAFYSLLIYFATSMGTHTMAAHQVMVQTFCMCTVWGEPLSQTAQSFMPEFIYGARRNLEKARMLLKSLVIIGGIAGLLLGIVGTCVPWLFPKIFTHDQNVIQEMHKVLIPYFLALAVTPPTHSLEGTLLAGRDLKFISFSMTGCFSMGALLLLLVSSRGYGLPGCWFGLAAFQWARFFLSLRRLISPNGILYSDDLLFKLHERV, from the exons ATGTGCTATTATTCTCTCTTCCTCGTCTCGGCTCTGTCCTCCCcgctttttcatattttggcgTCCATTTCCAACggcaaaaagcaaaaaatgcaATTCCAAACCCTAATAGGCTGCCCTTCTCACACCCCTCTCTTCCAAAACACCACTCAAAAACGACTCTCTCTTTACCCTCGCTTTCACGCGCCTCTTTTCCCTTCAAATTTGTCGCTCGCTTCGACGCCGAAAAGTCGTCGAAATCGGATTATAACCGCTTGCATTAGCCCCACCGAAGCCTCGGGCGAAAACGATGGCGGTACCGTTTCGGTTTCGGGAAAGGTGTTGGGGGTTGTGGGgggagaggaatcggggagtgAAGAGAGACAGAGTATATGGAATCAGATGAAGGAGATTGTGAAGTTCACTGGGCCCACCACGGGGCTCTGGATTTGCGGGCCCTTGATGAGTCTGATTGACACCGTGGTGATCGGTCAGGGTAGCTCCATTGAGCTCGCTGCTTTAG GCCCGGCAACGGTTATATGCGATTATATGAGTTATACGTTCATGTTCCTTTCGATTGCTACTTCGAATATGGTTGCTACTTCCCTTGCCAGAAAG GATAAAAATGAAGTCCAGCATCACATATCTAACTTACTCTTTATTGGGTTCACTTGTGGCTGCTTGATGCTTTTGTTTACAAAGTTCTTTGGTTCATGGGCACTGACTg CTTTTACTGGACCAAAGAACGCACATGTTGTACCTGCAGCAAACACATATGTTCAG ATTCGAGGCTTAGCATGGCCTGCACTTCTCGTTGGATGGGTTGCTCAAAGTGCAAG TCTCGGCATGAAAGATTCCTGGGGACCTTTAAAGGCTTTGGCGGTTGCCAGTGTTGTAAATGGCATTGGTGATATATTCCTGTGCAGCTTCTTAGGCTATGGTATTGCTGGTGCAGCATGGGCTACAATGGCTTCTCAG GTTATTGCAGGTTATATGATGATTGAAACTCTGAACAAAAAAGGATACAATGCTTTTGCTATCTCTGTTCCATCACCTCATGAACTTTCAACAGTACTTGGGCTTGCTGCTCcagtttttttaacaatgatgtCAAAG GTGGCTTTCTATTCCCTCCTTATATATTTTGCCACATCTATGGGCACACACACCATGGCCGCTCATCAG GTCATGGTTCAAACGTTCTGTATGTGTACGGTATGGGGTGAACCTCTATCGCAAACCGCACAATCATTTATGCCGGAGTTCATATATGGAGCCCGTCGAAATTTGGAAAAG GCTCGAATGCTGCTAAAGTCACTTGTCATCATTGGAGGAATAGCTGGGTTGCTATTAGGGATTGTTGGAACATGTGTTCCTTGGTTGTTCCCCAAAATTTTTACACATGATCAGAATGTCATACAGGAG ATGCACAAGGTTCTCATTCCATATTTTCTTGCATTAGCTGTCACACCCCCAACTCACAGCCTTGAGGGAACATTGCTG GCTGGACGGGATCTTAAATTTATTAGCTTCTCAATGACTGGATGCTTTTCCATGGGTGCTCTACTCCTACTG CTTGTAAGCAGTAGAGGATACGGTTTGCCTGGCTGCTGGTTCGGACTTGCAGCATTTCAATGG gctcgatttttcctctctcttcgGCGCCTTATTTCTCCGAATGGCATACTTTACTCTGATGAT CTGCTGTTCAAATTGCATGAGAGAGTTTAG
- the LOC133882691 gene encoding protein DETOXIFICATION 46, chloroplastic-like isoform X1, producing the protein MCYYSLFLVSALSSPLFHILASISNGKKQKMQFQTLIGCPSHTPLFQNTTQKRLSLYPRFHAPLFPSNLSLASTPKSRRNRIITACISPTEASGENDGGTVSVSGKVLGVVGGEESGSEERQSIWNQMKEIVKFTGPTTGLWICGPLMSLIDTVVIGQGSSIELAALGPATVICDYMSYTFMFLSIATSNMVATSLARKDKNEVQHHISNLLFIGFTCGCLMLLFTKFFGSWALTAFTGPKNAHVVPAANTYVQIRGLAWPALLVGWVAQSASLGMKDSWGPLKALAVASVVNGIGDIFLCSFLGYGIAGAAWATMASQVIAGYMMIETLNKKGYNAFAISVPSPHELSTVLGLAAPVFLTMMSKVAFYSLLIYFATSMGTHTMAAHQVMVQTFCMCTVWGEPLSQTAQSFMPEFIYGARRNLEKARMLLKSLVIIGGIAGLLLGIVGTCVPWLFPKIFTHDQNVIQEMHKVLIPYFLALAVTPPTHSLEGTLLAGRDLKFISFSMTGCFSMGALLLLLVSSRGYGLPGCWFGLAAFQWARFFLSLRRLISPNGILYSDDLSQYNLEKLRAT; encoded by the exons ATGTGCTATTATTCTCTCTTCCTCGTCTCGGCTCTGTCCTCCCcgctttttcatattttggcgTCCATTTCCAACggcaaaaagcaaaaaatgcaATTCCAAACCCTAATAGGCTGCCCTTCTCACACCCCTCTCTTCCAAAACACCACTCAAAAACGACTCTCTCTTTACCCTCGCTTTCACGCGCCTCTTTTCCCTTCAAATTTGTCGCTCGCTTCGACGCCGAAAAGTCGTCGAAATCGGATTATAACCGCTTGCATTAGCCCCACCGAAGCCTCGGGCGAAAACGATGGCGGTACCGTTTCGGTTTCGGGAAAGGTGTTGGGGGTTGTGGGgggagaggaatcggggagtgAAGAGAGACAGAGTATATGGAATCAGATGAAGGAGATTGTGAAGTTCACTGGGCCCACCACGGGGCTCTGGATTTGCGGGCCCTTGATGAGTCTGATTGACACCGTGGTGATCGGTCAGGGTAGCTCCATTGAGCTCGCTGCTTTAG GCCCGGCAACGGTTATATGCGATTATATGAGTTATACGTTCATGTTCCTTTCGATTGCTACTTCGAATATGGTTGCTACTTCCCTTGCCAGAAAG GATAAAAATGAAGTCCAGCATCACATATCTAACTTACTCTTTATTGGGTTCACTTGTGGCTGCTTGATGCTTTTGTTTACAAAGTTCTTTGGTTCATGGGCACTGACTg CTTTTACTGGACCAAAGAACGCACATGTTGTACCTGCAGCAAACACATATGTTCAG ATTCGAGGCTTAGCATGGCCTGCACTTCTCGTTGGATGGGTTGCTCAAAGTGCAAG TCTCGGCATGAAAGATTCCTGGGGACCTTTAAAGGCTTTGGCGGTTGCCAGTGTTGTAAATGGCATTGGTGATATATTCCTGTGCAGCTTCTTAGGCTATGGTATTGCTGGTGCAGCATGGGCTACAATGGCTTCTCAG GTTATTGCAGGTTATATGATGATTGAAACTCTGAACAAAAAAGGATACAATGCTTTTGCTATCTCTGTTCCATCACCTCATGAACTTTCAACAGTACTTGGGCTTGCTGCTCcagtttttttaacaatgatgtCAAAG GTGGCTTTCTATTCCCTCCTTATATATTTTGCCACATCTATGGGCACACACACCATGGCCGCTCATCAG GTCATGGTTCAAACGTTCTGTATGTGTACGGTATGGGGTGAACCTCTATCGCAAACCGCACAATCATTTATGCCGGAGTTCATATATGGAGCCCGTCGAAATTTGGAAAAG GCTCGAATGCTGCTAAAGTCACTTGTCATCATTGGAGGAATAGCTGGGTTGCTATTAGGGATTGTTGGAACATGTGTTCCTTGGTTGTTCCCCAAAATTTTTACACATGATCAGAATGTCATACAGGAG ATGCACAAGGTTCTCATTCCATATTTTCTTGCATTAGCTGTCACACCCCCAACTCACAGCCTTGAGGGAACATTGCTG GCTGGACGGGATCTTAAATTTATTAGCTTCTCAATGACTGGATGCTTTTCCATGGGTGCTCTACTCCTACTG CTTGTAAGCAGTAGAGGATACGGTTTGCCTGGCTGCTGGTTCGGACTTGCAGCATTTCAATGG gctcgatttttcctctctcttcgGCGCCTTATTTCTCCGAATGGCATACTTTACTCTGATGATTTGAGTCAGTATAATTTGGAAAAGCTGAGAGCTACCTAG